The genomic interval CCGAAGTCGACGTCGTTGAAGGCATGCAGTTCGACAAGGGCTTCATCAACCCCTACTTCATCACCAACCCCGAGAAGATGGAAGCCGTCCTCGAAGACGCCTACATCCTCATCAACGAGAAGAAGATCAGCAACCTCAAAGACATGCTGCCCGTCCTGGAAAAAGTCGCCCAGACCGGCAAGCCCCTGCTGATCATCGCCGAGGACGTCGAAGGCGAAGCCCTCGCGACCCTCGTCGTGAACAAACTGCGCGGCACCCTGAACATCGCCGCCGTGAAAGCCCCCGGCTTCGGTGACCGCCGCAAGGAAATGCTGCGCGACATCGCCGCCGTGACCGGCGGGGAAGTGGTCAGCGAGGACCTCGGCCACAAACTCGAGAACACCGGCATGGAGATGCTCGGCCGCGCCGCGCGCATCCGCATCACCAAAGACGAAACCACCATCGTGGACGGCAAAGGTGAGCAGAGCGCCATCGACGCCCGCGTGAACGCCATCAAGGGTGAGCTCGAAACGACCGACAGCGACTACGCCCGCGAGAAACTCCAGGAGCGCCTCGCCAAACTGGCCGGCGGCGTGGCCGTCATTCGCGTCGGTGCCGCCACCGAAACCGAACTGAAAGAGAAGAAGCACCGCTACGAGGACGCCCTGTCCACCGCCCGCTCGGCCGTGGAAGAAGGCATCGTCGCCGGCGGCGGCACCACCCTGCTGCGCGTCATCCCCGCCGTGCGCAAGGCCGCCGAAGCCCTCAGCGGTGACGAAGCCACCGGCGCCCGCATCCTGATCCGCGCGCTTGAGGAGCCCGCCCGCCAGATCGCCGCGAATGCCGGCGAGGAAGGCAGCGTCATCGTGAACGCCGTGATCAACAGCGACAAG from Deinococcus taeanensis carries:
- the groL gene encoding chaperonin GroEL (60 kDa chaperone family; promotes refolding of misfolded polypeptides especially under stressful conditions; forms two stacked rings of heptamers to form a barrel-shaped 14mer; ends can be capped by GroES; misfolded proteins enter the barrel where they are refolded when GroES binds); the protein is MAKQLVFDEAARRSLERGVNAVANAVKVTLGPRGRNVVIEKKFGSPTITKDGVTVAKEIELEDKLENIGAQLLKEVASKTNDITGDGTTTATVLGQAVVKEGLRNVAAGANPLALKRGIDKAVAAAIEEIKKLAVPIEDSDAIKKVAGISANDEQVGQEIASAMDKVGKEGVITIEESKGFDTEVDVVEGMQFDKGFINPYFITNPEKMEAVLEDAYILINEKKISNLKDMLPVLEKVAQTGKPLLIIAEDVEGEALATLVVNKLRGTLNIAAVKAPGFGDRRKEMLRDIAAVTGGEVVSEDLGHKLENTGMEMLGRAARIRITKDETTIVDGKGEQSAIDARVNAIKGELETTDSDYAREKLQERLAKLAGGVAVIRVGAATETELKEKKHRYEDALSTARSAVEEGIVAGGGTTLLRVIPAVRKAAEALSGDEATGARILIRALEEPARQIAANAGEEGSVIVNAVINSDKPRFGFNAATGEYVDDMVAAGIVDPAKVTRTALQNAASIGALILTTEAIVSDKPEKEKAAPAGGGPDMGGMDF